The following DNA comes from Cytophagales bacterium.
AAACATAATCGATCGCTCCGATTCCTGGATATGGACCGCTTTCGTGACTTATGTACTTCTTCATGACGATGCAAGTTCCGAAAAAGTGAATAGCGCTTTGGCCTCATTACCGGCACAATACGTAGGTGACGAAGAGGCTCGCCAAAAAAACTGGACACTGGAATTACAAAATATTACGGACATTAGGCTTCGCTCAGGGGCAATCCCCAACCGACTTGGTCCCGTTGGTAGCCAATCTAGAGTGAATATTTTCATCTCTGTGGCAATATTGATTTTGCTATTATCATGCATCAACTTCATGAATTTATCTACTGCTCGTTTTGGACAAAGAGCAAAAGAAATAGGCATTAAGAAGGTGATGGGATCGTCCAAAAGTCAGATTAGTCAACAATTTTTAATGGAATCTATGATGTTCAGTTCAATCTCAGTTCTATTAGGATTTGGAATAGCTGAGCTGGCAAAACCATATTTCAATTCCCTGGCAGATAAATCTATTTCACTTAATCTTTTTTCAGACCCTACAATATTGATGATCATGATATTAATGATCCTGATCATAGGTCTATTAGCCGGAAGTTACCCAGCCTGGTTTATGACCCGTTTCAACCTGGTCGATGCAATAAAAGGTTCCAAAATGAAATCTCATGATAAATTCAACCTACGAAATGGCCTCGTCATATTTCAATTCACAATTTCAATAGCATTAATCTCTTCCACCCTGTTGGTACAAGATCAGTTAGATTTTCTGAATACGAAAGAGTTGGGTTTTGAGAGTGAGAACCTGATAGCCATTGAACACCTGGAATGGCTTGCCGACGATGGTGAATTATTTAGGGATCAAGTGATTAGTTCTGGCCTACTCAAAAACCCTTCATTGACCAGTCATGTTCCCCCTAATTGCTGGAATCAGGATAACTTAAAGCCTCTAAACTCACCAAAAACTGAAGATTTAGCAGTCACAATGATATTAACGGACCCTCAATTCATGCCTACACTTGGAATAGAACTTGAGGCCGGCAGAAATTTCTTTGACGAAGGAGAAGGCGATATCCAAAGTATCATTATCAACGAAAAATGTGCCCTGCAGATGGAATGGGTTTCTCCAGATCAGGATATAGAATCTGTAATTGGGAAAAAAGTTTCGTACTATGATGATCTCCAGTTCACAGTTATTGGAGTGATGAAAGACTTCAATTTTTGGGCACTTCACAGCCCTGTTGAACCCCTCGCTTTGTTACATAAAGACTCACCAATGTGGAGAAATGAAAACTTTTTGGTTGGCCGTGTCTTAAGTGGAAACTATAATAATGTCGTTAATAACCTGGAAAAACTGTGGAACGATCTCAATCCAGGAATCCCATTCAATTATCATTTTGTTGATCAGGAATTCGATAAAAGCTTTAAGGGACAAAGACAATTTGCATCTGTGTTGAATGTATTCACAGTCTTGGCCATTTCAATTGCTATTTTGGGACTTATTGGATTAATAAGTTTCACAACAGAACAAAGGACAAAAGAGTTTGGTATTCGAAAAGTATTAGGAGCAAAATTCAGGCACCTGTTGGGCATCATTTCTTACGAATTTCTAAGACTCCTAGCATTTGCATTTGCATTTGGAATATTAATAACACTCTATTTTGGAATTGACTGGCTGTCAAATTTCACTTATCAGACATCTATATCTGCATCGATATTTCTAATCTCTGGACTCATGGTTCTGAGTCTAATTATGATCATTACCTATTCCATCACAAAGGTGAACTCAAGTAAGAATCCTGCATCTATCCTAAGAGATGATTAGTTAAGGGTCTCCCTTATAAGTCAATCGACGGCTAATTTTCAGCCAATGATTATCTTTCGTTTGATAATAGACTTTACTCGCTCACTATCAGTGCCTTTTATTATAGCAACCAAACAACCTTTGTTACCTTTTGCTGCTTTATTGGTTATGATCGTGTTGAGTTCTCCTTGTGATACAGATGTTTCATCAATGGCTAGATAGGGACCAATGTTATCCGGGAAGACAACATAGTCTTCGGCATGTGACAGTTGGTCCCAGGCTGTATAATCACTCTGGTGAGAGAAGTACTGCTCTTCTAAGAGCTTGCCATTGACATGGAAGTATTTACCCAGGCTTTTACAACTTATCGGATTGGTATCGATGCACTGCTTTTAAAAAAGCCTCAAAATCTTTGGTCATGCGGGTGCCTTTTGCAACTAGCTCCAAATTTCTGGAAACTACTTCATTCATTGTTTCATTGAGCCAACGTCGACGCTTGACTTTCAAATAGCAGGCTTTACCACAAATAGGGAAGTCCTTGATGGTTACTCTTCAAAGAAGCCTTTAGAACTAAGTTTATGACCCAAAAATTCAGTAGGAGTCAATTCCTTCTCCACTAAACTGATCCAGTATCCTTCTGTTGATTTTTCAACTGCAGTGACCTCAAAGTAGGTCAGCATGCCTTCCGGCAACAATAACTCCCAAGCTGATGTGTCCAATCCTCTTTTTTAAATCGAAATTAGACTATTCGAAGCTATTCCACAGGTTTTCCGCTTGATCCATGGAAACGACCGGGGCGCGTAGCCTTACACTCCCACCTTCTACGGCAGCCGTAGTGGAACGAAACCATCAGCTCTGAGGCCCAGCTGAAGAACTCTACGTCATATTTGATCCGATGTAACAATCCATCGTGGATTGTATCGAATGTAGCCTTTACGTTCAGGCATAAAAAAACCCATTCAAATTAATGAATGGGTCTTGTTAAAAGCTGGCAACGACTTACTCTCCCACCTGTTACGGCAGTACCATCAGCGCTGAGGGGCTTAACTTCTCTGTTCGGAATGGGAAGAGGTGGACACCCTCGCTATAATCACCATAAAGTCTTTAGCAACTTAGAACGGGTGTCAGACACCCTCGGACTAGCAGTCCGTCTATCATCACTATAAAATCTTAGTCTGCTGATACTTCTTATCAGCACACATTAATATCCTTAACATGTTGTCAGAGTAAAAGATTCTGATCATTAATCGTTTTACAAGTATAGTCGCTTAAAGAAAGCTTACGGGTAATTAGTACTGCTCAGCTTTGACATTACTGCCTTTACACCTACAGCCTATCTACGTCCTCGTCTAGAACATCCCTTTAAAGAAGTCTCATCTTGTAGTGGGTTTCGCACTTAGATGCTTTCAGTGCTTATCCCTTCCCAACGTAGCTACCCAGCAATGCCCCTGGCGAGACAACTGGTGCACCAGCGGTTAGTCCAACCCGGTCCTCTCGTACTAAGGTCAGATCTACGCAAACTTCTTACGCCCACAACAGATAGGGACCGAACTGTCTCACGACGTTCTGAACCCAGCTCGCGTGCCACTTTAATGGGCGAACAGCCCAACCCTTGGGACCTTCTCCAGCCCCAGGATGTGACGAGCCGACATCGAGGTGCCAAACCTCCCCGTCGATGTGAGCTCTTGGGGGAGATCAGCCTGTTATCCCCGGAGTACCTTTTATCCTTTGAGCGACGGCCCTTCCATACAGAACCGCCGGATCACTATATCCTAGTTTCCTACCTGATCGGCTTGTTGGCCTCACAGTCAAGCACCCTTATGCTATTGCGCTCTTCGCATGATTACCAAACATGCTGAGGGTACCTTTGAAAGCCTCCGTTACGCTTTTGGAGGCGACCACCCCAGTCAAACTACCCACCACACACTGTCTCTGTCTCCAGATTAGGCATCAGATAAACAAAGGGAGGTATTTCACCAATGACTAACATACGCCTGGCGACGCACGATCAAAGTCTCCCTCCTATCCTACACATCATTTACCCAATACCAATGTGAAGCTATAGTAAAGGTTCACGGGGTCTTTCCGTCCCGTTGCGGGTAAACGGCATCTTCACCGTTACTACAATTTCACCGAGCTCATGGCCGAGACAGTATCCAGATCGTTGCACCATTCGTGCAGGTCGGAACTTACCCGACAAGGAATTTCGCTACCTTAGGACCGTTATAGTTACGGCCGCCGTTTACTGGGGCTTCAGTTCAGAGCTTCGCCGAAGCTAACTCCCCCCCTTAACCTTCCAGCACCGGGCAGGTGTCAGGCCTTATACTTCCTCTTTCAAGTTCGCAAAGCCATGTGTTTTTGATAAACAGTCGCCTGGATCGTTTCGCTGCGCCCTACTCACGTAGGGACCCCTTCTCCCGAAGTTACAGGGTCATTTTGCCTAGTTCCTTAGCCATGAATCACTCGAGCACCTCAGGATTCTCTCCTTGACTACCTGTGTCGGTTTACGGTACGGGTACCCATAACCTGTAGCTTAGAGGGTTTTCTCGGAAGTCTGATTAGGTCTACTATCCACGCTGCCGTAGCGTTGTGGTACTATCACGTTCAGCATCGAATGCGGATTTGCCTACATCCAATATACCTACACGCTTCAACGTACTATTCCGTCAGTACGCGAGACTTTCACTCCTCCGTCACCCCATCGCAGTTATGGGTAGTATCGGAATATTAACCGATTATCCATCGACTACCCCTCTCGGGTTCGCCTTAGGCCCCGACTAACCCCCGGCTGATTAGCATTGCCGGGGAAACCTTAGTCTATCGGTGTGCGGGTTTCTCGCCCGCATTATCGTTACTTATGCCTACATTTGCGCTTCTCTGCGCTCCAACATGCCTCACAGCACACCTTCGCCGCACAGAGAATGCTCCCCTACCATATTACTATCCTAGGCTTCGGTACCGCACTTAATGCCCGATTATTATCGATGCCCTATCGCTCGACCAGTGAGCTGTTACGCACTCTTTAAATGAATGGCTGCTTCCAAGCCAACATCCTGGCTGTCTAAGCAATTGGACCTCCTTAGTTCAACTTAGCGCGGATTTAGGGACCTTAGCCGTAGGTCTGGGTTCTTTCCCTCTCGGATTAGGACCTTAGCACCCTAACCCTCACTGCATGGATAATTTATTAGCATTCGGAGTTCGTCTGGATTTGGTAGGATGTGACTCCCCCTAGTCCAATCGGTAGCTCTACCTCTAACAAACATCTCCACACGCTGCTCCTAAAAGCATTTCGGGGAGTACGAGCTATCTCTCAGTTTGATTGGCCTTTCACCCCTACCCACAGCTCATCCAAACACTTTTCAACGTGTACTGGTTCGGGCCTCCAGTTAGTGTTACCTAACCTTCACCCTGGCCATGGGTAGATCACAAAGTTTCGCGTCTACCACATATAACTATTCGCCCTGTTAAGACTCGCTTTCGCTCCGACTACAGTCCTCTAGACCTTAATCTCGCTATATATGGTAACTCGTAGGCTCATTATGCAAAAGGCACGCCGTCACCCAACTCATGGGCTCCGACCGCTTGTAAGCGCACGGTTTCAGGTTCTATTTCACCCCCTTACTCAGGGTACTTTTCACCTTTCCCTCACGGTACTGGTTCACTATCGGTTTCTCAGGAGTATTTAGCCTTACCAGATGGTGCTGGCAAATTCAGACGGAATTTCTCCGGTTCCGCCCTACTCAGGATACTGTTAGGTAGTACAACTTTACCTGTAAGGGGCTCTCACCCTCTCTGGCTGACTTTCCCAAATCATTCCAGTTCTTTTGTACAGTCCACGTCACAGTCCTACAACCCCCAAGCAGCCGTAACTACTTGGGTTTGGGCTAGTCCGCGTTCGCTCGCCACTACTTGCGGAATCACTATTGTTTTCTCTTCCTCCGGGTACTTAGATGTTTCAGTTCCCCGGGTTTGCTCCTCTCGGTGACAGATCTTCAATCTGCCGGGTTGCCCCATTCGGATATCTACGGATCAATACTTCTGTGCAGTTCCCCGTAGCTTTTCGCAGCTTAGCACGTCCTTCATCGCCTCTGAGAACCTAGGCATCCCCCATGCGCCCTTATCTACTTTCTTTAAGTAGTTGCTGACTATCTAGTCAGCGTAACGATATACTCGTGTAGTATCTCTACTACATTAAATTAATTCTCAGTGAATCTTTTACTCTTTTACAACATGTCAATGAACTCTTTCTTCAGTTTCTAGCCTGCTATCAATAATTAACGGCTCATCAATTATCAACTTTCAGCATCTGAGTTAGACTTTTAAAAGCTTTTCAACCTTCAAAAAGTTAGAAGCTAAACTTCCCATTTAAATAATGATTGATTCTACTAATCAATCTTTCTTTGGTGGAGGATATCGGAGTCGAACCGATGACCTCCTGCGTGCAAGGCAGGCGCTCTAGCCAGCTGAGCTAATCCCCCAATAATCTACGAAAACCGTAATTCTTATCCTTTCCACAGGACCTATCTAGTGGGCCTGCGTGGACTCGAACCACGGACCTCTACATTATCAGTGTAGCGCTCTAACCACCTGAGCTACAGGCCCATCATTAATTCTAAATAAATCCTTATGACGGACAGGTCGGTTCTACCGATTTCTCTCAATAATCTTAAGATTAG
Coding sequences within:
- a CDS encoding ABC transporter permease, yielding MLYHRIKIALRLMLRQKFFTILNLLGLAIGAACFLLIYLYVDDEYSYDQFHVNKDEVFRINMTNIWIESNDMFGSTSPAVAQAIKANIPEVDKVIRLHTPYFGSEQVISVLDNAGQRKSFKEKRILSSDPELFDIFTFQAIEGNLQTALLNPKSIVLTKNHAQKYFPLESAVGKQISIGVGSDLRTFKVTAVIDNIPDQSHFHFDMLISMNTFKNIIDRSDSWIWTAFVTYVLLHDDASSEKVNSALASLPAQYVGDEEARQKNWTLELQNITDIRLRSGAIPNRLGPVGSQSRVNIFISVAILILLLSCINFMNLSTARFGQRAKEIGIKKVMGSSKSQISQQFLMESMMFSSISVLLGFGIAELAKPYFNSLADKSISLNLFSDPTILMIMILMILIIGLLAGSYPAWFMTRFNLVDAIKGSKMKSHDKFNLRNGLVIFQFTISIALISSTLLVQDQLDFLNTKELGFESENLIAIEHLEWLADDGELFRDQVISSGLLKNPSLTSHVPPNCWNQDNLKPLNSPKTEDLAVTMILTDPQFMPTLGIELEAGRNFFDEGEGDIQSIIINEKCALQMEWVSPDQDIESVIGKKVSYYDDLQFTVIGVMKDFNFWALHSPVEPLALLHKDSPMWRNENFLVGRVLSGNYNNVVNNLEKLWNDLNPGIPFNYHFVDQEFDKSFKGQRQFASVLNVFTVLAISIAILGLIGLISFTTEQRTKEFGIRKVLGAKFRHLLGIISYEFLRLLAFAFAFGILITLYFGIDWLSNFTYQTSISASIFLISGLMVLSLIMIITYSITKVNSSKNPASILRDD